One window from the genome of Hyphomonas neptunium ATCC 15444 encodes:
- a CDS encoding quinone-dependent dihydroorotate dehydrogenase has translation MIAAAGARLVRMLPPEAAHTLTLRMLTYGAGVPAHAPQLPVSTRVELPRSGLRLCSPVGLAAGFDKNCEVPEAMARFGFGFVECGTVTPKPQPGNPKPRLFRLSEDRAVINRMGFNNFGLDYFVRRLEKYSHDVPIGANVGANKDTEDRIADYVTGIEAVAPYANYITINISSPNTPGLRGLQDKASLTELLSRCGEADRKDLPVFLKVAPDLDEDAIADICGVVGAQGAWLSGLIVSNTTLARPPSLRSDDKSEAGGLSGVPLLQPSTEVLRQFARKLDGAFDLIGAGGIGTGRDAYAKIRAGASAVQLYSLMVYDGPGIAARVARELSHCLAEDGFSSIADAVGKDL, from the coding sequence ATGATTGCTGCTGCCGGCGCAAGGCTCGTCCGTATGCTGCCACCCGAAGCAGCCCATACATTGACGCTTCGTATGCTGACATATGGCGCGGGTGTACCCGCCCATGCGCCGCAGCTTCCGGTCTCGACGCGGGTTGAGCTGCCCCGGTCCGGTCTCCGGCTTTGCTCGCCGGTCGGGCTTGCCGCGGGCTTTGACAAGAATTGCGAAGTGCCAGAGGCCATGGCGCGGTTTGGCTTCGGCTTTGTCGAATGCGGAACGGTGACGCCGAAGCCCCAACCGGGAAACCCCAAGCCGCGCCTTTTCCGCCTCAGTGAAGACCGCGCGGTGATCAACCGGATGGGATTCAACAATTTCGGGCTCGATTATTTCGTCCGCCGGCTGGAGAAATATTCTCATGATGTTCCGATCGGCGCCAATGTCGGCGCCAACAAGGATACCGAAGACCGTATCGCTGATTACGTAACCGGTATCGAAGCCGTTGCGCCGTATGCCAACTATATAACCATCAATATCTCATCGCCAAATACGCCGGGCCTGCGCGGTCTTCAGGACAAGGCGTCGCTCACCGAGTTGCTTTCCCGCTGCGGCGAGGCGGACCGGAAAGACCTGCCGGTGTTCCTGAAGGTGGCGCCGGATCTTGATGAAGATGCAATTGCCGACATCTGCGGCGTGGTCGGCGCACAAGGCGCGTGGCTTTCGGGCTTGATCGTGTCAAACACCACGCTGGCCCGGCCGCCAAGCCTTCGCAGTGATGACAAATCCGAAGCCGGCGGCCTCTCTGGCGTGCCGCTGCTTCAGCCGTCTACGGAAGTCTTGCGTCAGTTTGCAAGGAAGCTGGATGGCGCGTTCGATCTGATCGGAGCAGGCGGGATTGGTACGGGGAGGGATGCCTATGCCAAGATCCGCGCAGGCGCCTCGGCCGTGCAGCTTTATTCGCTGATGGTGTATGATGGCCCCGGCATTGCGGCGCGTGTCGCGCGCGAGCTCTCCCATTGCCTGGCCGAAGATGGGTTTTCTTCCATCGCGGACGCGGTAGGCAAGGACCTCTAG
- a CDS encoding DMT family transporter — protein sequence MTQTPPATAPLPVSLPPARSWIGPLMVLGGGVAIGFAPIGLRIGLQEYGGELGPQAIAMWRYIFATPILFGLVLLIHRRLPRPPNRFIILAGTFFAIDIALWHWALTMTSVSNATFIVNLGNVGVGIVAWLFLKERPGMHWFVAASLAICGAAALSLGGAALHTGGLKGDLFALAAAGFVAGYMMFSKLGRRNLSGIEAIFWLSVVESLVAFLIVLLAGERVLPMTANGFIVPVFLAIVAHVMGQGLIVSGLGWTNTAVAGILVLAQPVVAAAIAWKLFEEPLTALQAAGAATILVAVWLAQRQTVPPAG from the coding sequence ATGACCCAGACACCCCCGGCCACAGCGCCCCTCCCAGTTTCCCTGCCCCCGGCCCGCAGCTGGATTGGCCCGCTTATGGTGCTGGGCGGCGGCGTTGCCATAGGCTTTGCGCCAATCGGTCTGCGCATCGGCCTCCAGGAATATGGCGGCGAGCTTGGTCCGCAGGCCATCGCCATGTGGCGCTATATCTTTGCCACCCCGATCCTCTTCGGGCTGGTGCTTCTGATCCATCGCCGCCTGCCCCGGCCGCCCAACCGGTTCATCATCCTGGCGGGCACCTTCTTCGCCATCGACATTGCCCTCTGGCACTGGGCGCTGACCATGACGAGCGTTTCCAACGCCACCTTCATCGTCAATCTCGGCAATGTCGGCGTCGGCATCGTTGCGTGGCTGTTCCTGAAGGAACGCCCCGGCATGCACTGGTTTGTCGCCGCCAGCCTCGCCATCTGCGGCGCCGCTGCCCTGTCCCTGGGTGGCGCGGCGCTGCACACCGGCGGCCTGAAAGGCGACCTCTTTGCCTTGGCGGCGGCCGGTTTCGTGGCCGGATACATGATGTTCTCAAAGCTCGGGCGGCGGAACCTCAGCGGCATTGAAGCCATCTTCTGGCTCAGCGTGGTGGAATCCCTCGTGGCCTTCCTCATCGTTCTCCTTGCCGGGGAGCGGGTGCTGCCAATGACCGCCAATGGCTTCATTGTGCCGGTGTTCCTTGCCATCGTCGCCCATGTGATGGGACAGGGGCTTATCGTTTCCGGCCTTGGATGGACGAATACCGCCGTGGCAGGAATCCTGGTTCTGGCCCAACCGGTCGTCGCCGCTGCCATTGCCTGGAAACTGTTTGAGGAACCCCTCACCGCCCTACAGGCGGCGGGCGCTGCCACCATTCTGGTCGCGGTCTGGCTGGCTCAGCGCCAAACCGTCCCGCCAGCGGGATAA
- a CDS encoding argininosuccinate synthase has translation MSNAASAPKKVVLAYSGGLDTSIILKWLQVEFGCEVVTFTADLGQGEELEPARKKALAAGVKPENIFIEDVREEFVRDFVFPMFRANAVYEGVYLLGTSIARPLIAKRQIEIADMVGADAVCHGATGKGNDQVRFELGYYGLNPDIKVIAPWRDWAFKSRTDLLKFAEEHGIEIAKDKRGEAPFSVDANLLHSSSEGKVLENPAEPAPEFVHMRTVSPEDAPDQAEVITISFEKGDAVAINGEAMSPATLLTALNAYGKKHGIGRLDLLENRFVGMKSRGIYETPGGTILLVAHRGIEQATLDRGAAHLKDELMPKYAELIYNGFWWSPEREMLQAAIDHSQRWVTGDVTMKLYKGNAYLIGRSSPYSLYSEKIVTFEDDHGAYDQKDAAGFIKLNALRLRLLAGRDRKFGKN, from the coding sequence ATGTCCAACGCTGCTTCCGCCCCGAAAAAGGTCGTTCTCGCCTATTCCGGAGGTCTCGACACCTCGATCATCCTCAAATGGCTGCAGGTTGAGTTTGGCTGTGAGGTTGTCACCTTCACCGCCGACCTTGGCCAGGGCGAGGAACTGGAACCGGCCCGCAAGAAGGCGCTGGCCGCCGGGGTGAAGCCGGAAAACATCTTCATCGAGGATGTGCGCGAGGAATTCGTGCGCGATTTCGTCTTCCCGATGTTCCGCGCCAACGCCGTGTATGAAGGCGTCTATCTGCTGGGCACCTCGATTGCCCGGCCGCTGATCGCCAAGCGCCAGATCGAGATTGCCGACATGGTCGGCGCGGACGCAGTCTGTCATGGCGCCACCGGCAAGGGGAATGATCAGGTCCGGTTTGAGCTGGGCTATTATGGCCTTAATCCGGACATCAAGGTGATCGCGCCGTGGCGCGACTGGGCGTTCAAATCCCGGACCGACCTTTTGAAGTTCGCCGAGGAACACGGCATCGAGATCGCCAAGGACAAGCGCGGCGAAGCGCCGTTCTCGGTGGACGCTAACCTGCTGCACTCTTCCTCCGAGGGCAAAGTGCTGGAAAACCCGGCCGAGCCTGCGCCGGAATTCGTGCACATGCGCACGGTCAGCCCGGAAGATGCGCCTGACCAGGCCGAGGTGATCACCATCAGCTTTGAAAAAGGCGACGCGGTGGCGATCAATGGCGAGGCGATGAGCCCGGCGACGCTGCTCACCGCGCTCAACGCTTACGGCAAGAAGCACGGCATTGGCCGGCTCGACTTGTTGGAAAACCGCTTCGTCGGCATGAAGTCGCGCGGTATTTACGAGACGCCGGGCGGGACGATCCTGCTGGTGGCCCACCGGGGCATCGAGCAGGCGACGCTCGACCGGGGCGCGGCCCACCTTAAAGACGAGCTGATGCCGAAATATGCCGAGCTGATCTATAACGGCTTCTGGTGGAGCCCGGAGCGCGAGATGCTGCAGGCGGCCATCGACCATTCGCAGCGCTGGGTGACCGGCGATGTGACGATGAAGCTCTACAAGGGCAACGCCTATCTGATCGGCCGTTCGTCTCCCTACAGTCTGTACTCGGAGAAGATCGTGACCTTCGAGGACGACCACGGCGCTTACGACCAGAAGGATGCGGCCGGCTTCATCAAGCTCAACGCGCTGCGTTTGCGCCTTCTGGCGGGCCGCGACCGGAAGTTCGGCAAGAACTGA
- a CDS encoding alkaline phosphatase produces MRLAVAALVSTLALAAACAAAVATSAAPSTSTAPRHEPILPVQAEDTYYKSAAEAVDIRIAERGIKPAKNVILFVGDGMGVSTITASRIYAGQSAGVDGESFRLAMESLPWSALSKTYSHDYQVSDSAATATAMTAGLKTKSGFLGVSSAANFGNCASAQGTEADTLFEIAQRAGLATGVISTARITHATPGATYAKVPHRNWEADADMRGASSDTCKDIARQLIEGPSSDFDVILGGGRAKFLPAETPDPEYPDQTGERADGRNLMEEWAAKDGTRKTVFDRAGFAAIDFASDVKVFGLFEPSHMQYELDREADTAGEPSLEEMTRAAITRLSRNEDGFVLMVEGGRIDHAHHAGNAIRALEDTLAFDAAIAAALEMTNAEDTLIIVTADHSHSLTINGYPQRGNPILGLVTAGASSEGGSLGADGLPYTTLSYANGPGACRETDKDAEGKPEYDCKRYDLTGIDTGAPDFRQQSLVPLYSETHGGEDVAAFASGPGANLISGVIEQNEIFHVMGRAVGLIPAPAAEE; encoded by the coding sequence ATGCGCCTGGCTGTTGCTGCCCTTGTTTCCACGCTAGCCCTTGCCGCCGCCTGCGCCGCAGCCGTTGCCACAAGCGCAGCGCCCTCGACAAGCACAGCGCCACGCCACGAGCCTATCCTCCCGGTTCAAGCCGAAGATACCTACTATAAATCTGCCGCTGAAGCGGTCGACATTCGCATCGCGGAACGCGGCATCAAACCGGCCAAGAACGTCATCCTGTTCGTCGGCGACGGGATGGGCGTTTCCACCATCACCGCTTCGCGCATCTATGCCGGCCAGTCTGCTGGCGTCGACGGCGAGAGCTTCCGCCTCGCCATGGAATCCCTGCCCTGGTCAGCCCTCTCCAAGACCTACAGCCACGACTATCAGGTCTCCGACTCGGCGGCGACCGCCACAGCCATGACCGCCGGCCTCAAGACCAAATCGGGCTTCCTCGGTGTCTCCAGCGCTGCTAATTTCGGCAACTGCGCCAGCGCTCAGGGAACCGAAGCCGATACGCTGTTCGAGATCGCCCAGCGCGCGGGCCTCGCCACCGGCGTCATTTCTACCGCGCGCATCACCCATGCCACGCCGGGCGCCACCTATGCCAAGGTTCCCCACCGCAACTGGGAGGCCGACGCTGACATGCGCGGGGCCTCATCCGACACGTGCAAGGACATTGCCCGCCAGCTGATCGAAGGCCCCTCCAGCGACTTCGACGTGATCCTTGGCGGCGGCCGCGCGAAATTCCTGCCTGCCGAAACGCCTGACCCGGAATATCCCGATCAGACCGGCGAGCGCGCTGATGGCCGCAACCTGATGGAAGAATGGGCCGCCAAGGACGGGACGCGCAAGACCGTGTTCGATCGCGCAGGCTTTGCCGCGATCGACTTTGCCTCTGATGTGAAGGTCTTCGGCCTCTTCGAACCCTCCCACATGCAATACGAACTCGACCGGGAGGCCGACACCGCGGGCGAGCCTTCACTGGAAGAGATGACCCGCGCCGCCATCACCCGCCTCTCGCGCAATGAAGATGGCTTTGTACTGATGGTGGAAGGTGGCCGGATCGACCATGCCCACCACGCTGGCAACGCCATCCGCGCGCTGGAAGATACCCTCGCCTTTGACGCGGCCATCGCGGCGGCGCTGGAAATGACGAACGCGGAAGACACGCTGATCATCGTCACCGCCGACCATTCCCATAGCCTGACGATCAATGGTTATCCCCAGCGCGGTAATCCGATCCTCGGCCTTGTCACCGCCGGCGCCTCATCCGAAGGCGGATCACTCGGCGCCGACGGCCTGCCCTACACCACGCTGTCTTACGCCAACGGCCCCGGTGCCTGCCGCGAAACCGACAAGGACGCCGAGGGTAAGCCGGAATATGACTGCAAGCGCTACGACCTGACAGGGATCGACACCGGCGCGCCGGATTTCCGCCAGCAATCCCTCGTTCCGCTCTATTCGGAAACGCATGGCGGCGAAGACGTTGCCGCCTTCGCCTCCGGGCCGGGCGCCAACCTCATCTCCGGCGTGATCGAGCAGAACGAGATCTTCCACGTCATGGGCCGGGCCGTTGGTCTGATCCCTGCCCCAGCCGCCGAAGAATGA
- a CDS encoding class I SAM-dependent methyltransferase, protein MARTSPAKPKRSLVQRLLRRVVYKNYGRNLLYQLQLRALNEAADYVQANMPEAMIFENYPAYIAFLMEKAPADGLVMEFGVAGGNSIRQIASRTSKTVHGFDSFEGLPEDWAGHLERRGAFTQKRQLPEVPANVKLHVGWFDATLPGMLAENAGPVSLLHIDCDLYGGTKYILDTAGDRLQPGSIVMFDEYFNYPSWRHHEYKAWQEFVSARSVKYTYLAFTAMDGCVAVRIDAIG, encoded by the coding sequence ATGGCCCGCACCTCGCCCGCCAAACCCAAACGCTCGCTTGTCCAGCGCCTGCTCCGCCGGGTGGTGTACAAGAATTATGGCCGCAACCTGCTCTACCAGCTGCAGCTGCGCGCGTTGAATGAAGCGGCCGATTACGTTCAGGCGAACATGCCTGAGGCGATGATCTTCGAGAACTATCCCGCCTATATCGCCTTCCTGATGGAGAAGGCGCCGGCAGACGGTCTCGTCATGGAATTTGGCGTGGCGGGCGGCAATTCCATCCGCCAGATTGCGTCGCGCACCTCAAAGACCGTTCACGGCTTTGACAGCTTTGAGGGGCTGCCCGAAGACTGGGCCGGGCATCTGGAACGCCGCGGCGCCTTCACTCAGAAGCGCCAGCTTCCTGAGGTTCCGGCAAATGTGAAGCTGCATGTCGGCTGGTTCGACGCGACCCTTCCCGGCATGCTGGCGGAAAATGCCGGCCCCGTCAGCCTGCTGCATATCGACTGCGATCTTTATGGCGGCACAAAGTACATTCTCGATACGGCCGGCGACCGGCTTCAGCCCGGTTCCATCGTGATGTTCGACGAGTATTTCAATTACCCCAGCTGGCGCCATCACGAGTACAAAGCCTGGCAGGAATTCGTCAGCGCCCGGAGCGTGAAATACACCTATCTTGCCTTTACGGCGATGGATGGCTGTGTTGCCGTCCGCATCGACGCAATCGGCTAG
- the gluQRS gene encoding tRNA glutamyl-Q(34) synthetase GluQRS, translated as MSDYITRFAPSPTGRLHLGHAVSAFNVWAAAAEAGGKVYLRIEDIDQTRCKIEFEAGILEDLAWMGLSWDGPVRRQSEHFSEYSAVLDTLRARGLIYRCFRTRREIASSLPAGADPDETGFVSRPLSPTEEAARLAHNAAFAWRLSLAAARAALGDAWRALHYTEETPIGLRRVPADPSRFGDVVLARKDTPASYHLACCHDDALQGITHVVRGEDLRAVTAIHALLQTLMGWPQPVYRFHPLLLGPDGKKLSKRNADKSLAAWRAEGMTPEDIRAMTAPA; from the coding sequence ATGTCTGACTATATCACGCGTTTCGCGCCGTCACCCACCGGCCGCCTTCATCTTGGGCATGCCGTGTCGGCTTTCAATGTCTGGGCTGCGGCCGCCGAGGCAGGCGGCAAGGTTTACCTTCGAATTGAAGACATCGACCAGACCCGCTGCAAAATCGAGTTTGAGGCCGGAATTCTGGAAGACCTCGCCTGGATGGGGCTCTCCTGGGACGGTCCGGTCCGGCGTCAATCAGAGCATTTTTCAGAGTATAGTGCCGTTCTGGACACACTCCGTGCCAGGGGGTTGATCTATCGCTGCTTTCGGACACGGCGTGAAATTGCCTCCAGCCTGCCCGCCGGGGCTGATCCCGACGAGACGGGCTTTGTCAGCCGCCCGCTTTCACCCACCGAAGAGGCCGCACGCCTAGCCCACAATGCCGCCTTTGCCTGGCGCCTGTCTCTCGCCGCTGCCCGCGCGGCGCTCGGCGATGCCTGGCGCGCCCTCCACTATACGGAAGAAACGCCGATAGGCCTGCGCCGCGTCCCGGCTGACCCCTCCCGCTTCGGAGATGTCGTGCTGGCGCGCAAGGACACCCCTGCCAGCTATCATCTGGCCTGCTGCCATGATGATGCCTTGCAGGGCATTACCCATGTCGTGCGCGGCGAAGACCTGCGCGCCGTCACCGCCATCCACGCCCTTCTTCAGACGCTCATGGGCTGGCCCCAGCCCGTCTATCGTTTTCATCCGCTGTTGCTGGGGCCGGACGGAAAGAAACTTTCCAAACGCAATGCTGACAAAAGTCTGGCTGCCTGGCGCGCAGAGGGGATGACGCCGGAAGATATTCGGGCCATGACAGCGCCCGCATGA
- a CDS encoding helix-turn-helix domain-containing protein, whose amino-acid sequence MPARDVTPLPEAGSFPGLLRRYRTARRLSQLDLALTCEISARHLSFLETGRASPSREMVQQLSEGLLLPLGARNALLQAAGFAPVYPASPLSSQALGPFRQILTEMMDRHAPYPALLCDRHWNVLDASPVARRLLAALQDDPGETNLIRMLTSSRAAEAAIANLAEMLAEMQGRIHLEALEAADDDVLSGLLSALEEAMARHPLPGGQSARSPLVPLTLRTPGGELRFLSTVAHFGTSEDVTIRDLRLELLFPADDATRTAIAEIAASLGT is encoded by the coding sequence ATGCCAGCGCGTGATGTGACCCCTTTACCCGAGGCCGGAAGCTTTCCCGGACTTCTGCGCCGCTACCGGACGGCAAGGCGTCTCAGCCAGCTCGACCTGGCCCTCACCTGCGAAATCTCCGCCCGCCACCTCTCCTTCCTCGAAACAGGCCGCGCGAGCCCCAGCCGGGAGATGGTGCAGCAGCTTTCCGAAGGCCTCCTCCTGCCGCTCGGCGCGCGCAACGCGCTGTTACAGGCGGCCGGCTTTGCGCCGGTCTATCCTGCTTCACCGCTCAGCTCTCAGGCTCTCGGCCCGTTCCGCCAGATCCTCACTGAAATGATGGACCGGCACGCGCCTTATCCAGCCTTGCTCTGTGACCGGCACTGGAATGTGCTGGACGCCAGCCCTGTGGCGAGGCGCCTCCTCGCCGCCCTTCAGGACGATCCCGGCGAGACAAACCTCATCCGGATGCTGACAAGCAGTCGCGCCGCTGAAGCGGCCATCGCCAATCTGGCGGAGATGCTCGCCGAAATGCAAGGCCGGATACATCTTGAGGCGCTGGAGGCGGCCGATGATGATGTGCTCTCTGGCCTCCTGTCAGCCCTGGAAGAAGCCATGGCCCGCCATCCCCTGCCCGGTGGCCAGAGCGCCCGCAGCCCGCTTGTACCCCTCACGCTCCGCACGCCCGGCGGCGAACTGCGCTTCCTCTCCACGGTCGCCCATTTCGGCACCAGCGAAGACGTAACCATCCGCGACCTGCGCCTGGAACTCCTCTTCCCGGCCGATGACGCGACCCGAACCGCCATTGCAGAAATTGCCGCCAGCCTCGGCACCTGA
- a CDS encoding DUF952 domain-containing protein, translating to MERAFVYKLLTEEEWQAAESVGHAASALDQADGYIHLSTRAQLAETARRHFSGRGRIRLLEFDSAVLAPLRWEPSRGGDIFPHLYGPLEIGKAQAGWWLEPDKDGAPGLPEDLQ from the coding sequence ATGGAACGCGCCTTTGTCTATAAGCTGCTGACGGAAGAAGAATGGCAGGCTGCCGAATCGGTCGGCCATGCCGCCAGCGCGTTGGATCAGGCCGATGGCTATATCCATCTCTCCACGCGCGCGCAGCTGGCAGAAACGGCGCGGCGCCATTTCTCGGGCCGGGGCCGGATCAGGCTGCTGGAATTCGACAGCGCGGTGCTGGCGCCGTTGCGCTGGGAACCGAGCCGGGGAGGCGATATCTTTCCACATCTCTACGGACCGCTGGAAATCGGCAAGGCGCAGGCGGGCTGGTGGCTGGAGCCTGACAAAGATGGCGCGCCGGGCCTGCCGGAGGATTTGCAATGA
- a CDS encoding Zn-dependent alcohol dehydrogenase — MKAAVMRAPKAPLSIEDVTISKPGPREVLVRLKAIGVCHSDVHFWDGAFPAELPVILGHESAGVVEQVGSMVSAVKPGDHVISILSPFCGTCEYCLTGHMSVCHTVNRELFQRDLTEAPRLSIGKEKVGQFLNLSSFAEQILVHENALCVVDKDMPMDRACLIGCGVITGVGSVFHSAQVEPGSTVAVLGCGGVGLAAINGAAIAGASRVIAVDLSDEKLQLAKRFGATDLVNPGKVNAIEAVKELTKGGVHYSFECVGLKQTAEQAYHMLRPRGVATIIGMIPPGVNIEIPGIELLVTEKRLQGAVMGSNRFRVDFPRLVELYKQGRLHLDDLISDRIGLDGITAAMQNLKDNKGTVARQVVVLD, encoded by the coding sequence ATGAAAGCTGCTGTGATGCGGGCGCCCAAGGCGCCGCTGTCGATCGAAGACGTCACCATCTCCAAGCCAGGCCCGCGCGAAGTGCTCGTCCGGCTCAAAGCCATCGGCGTTTGCCATTCGGACGTTCACTTCTGGGACGGCGCGTTCCCGGCTGAGCTTCCCGTGATCCTCGGCCATGAAAGCGCCGGCGTGGTCGAACAGGTCGGCTCGATGGTCTCGGCGGTGAAGCCCGGCGACCATGTGATCTCGATCCTTTCGCCCTTCTGCGGCACCTGCGAATATTGCCTCACGGGCCATATGTCGGTCTGCCATACGGTGAACCGGGAGCTTTTCCAGCGCGATCTGACCGAGGCGCCGCGCCTCTCGATCGGCAAGGAAAAGGTCGGCCAGTTCTTGAACCTCTCTTCCTTTGCCGAGCAGATTCTCGTGCACGAAAACGCGCTCTGCGTTGTCGACAAGGACATGCCGATGGACCGCGCCTGCCTCATCGGCTGCGGCGTGATCACCGGCGTCGGCTCGGTGTTCCATTCCGCGCAGGTGGAACCGGGCTCGACCGTCGCCGTGCTCGGCTGTGGCGGCGTGGGCCTTGCCGCGATCAACGGCGCCGCGATTGCCGGGGCAAGCCGCGTCATCGCCGTCGACCTCTCTGACGAGAAGCTGCAACTTGCCAAGCGCTTCGGGGCGACCGATCTGGTCAATCCCGGCAAGGTCAACGCCATTGAAGCGGTCAAGGAGCTGACCAAAGGCGGGGTGCATTATTCCTTCGAATGCGTCGGCCTGAAACAGACCGCCGAGCAGGCCTATCACATGCTCCGCCCGCGCGGCGTGGCGACGATCATCGGCATGATCCCGCCCGGCGTGAACATCGAGATTCCCGGCATCGAACTGCTCGTCACCGAGAAGCGCCTACAAGGCGCCGTGATGGGCTCCAACCGCTTCCGGGTGGATTTCCCGCGCCTTGTCGAACTCTACAAGCAGGGCCGCCTGCACCTGGACGATCTGATCTCTGACCGGATTGGCCTGGATGGCATCACCGCTGCCATGCAGAACCTCAAGGACAACAAGGGCACCGTTGCCCGCCAGGTGGTTGTACTCGACTGA
- the msrA gene encoding peptide-methionine (S)-S-oxide reductase MsrA, which translates to MLFMKKNLDLPTAETALKGRSIAIPTADTHFVFGRPLNAPPPEGIETAIFGLGCFWGAERIFWKTPGVWLTRVGYAGGITPNPTYEEVCSGRTGHTEIVEVQFDPKEVSFAALVKLFLESHDPTQGMRQGNDIGTQYRSAIYFRSPEQEATARQMITEYEKALAASGHREKVTSEVKPLDTLYLAEDYHQQYLAKNPNGYCGIGGTGVSCPLPQTA; encoded by the coding sequence ATGCTCTTCATGAAGAAAAACCTCGACCTGCCGACCGCCGAAACCGCCCTGAAAGGCCGCAGCATTGCGATTCCGACGGCAGACACCCACTTCGTATTTGGCCGGCCGCTGAATGCGCCCCCACCCGAAGGGATTGAGACGGCGATCTTTGGCCTCGGCTGTTTTTGGGGCGCCGAGCGCATTTTCTGGAAAACGCCCGGCGTCTGGCTCACCCGCGTTGGCTATGCTGGCGGCATCACGCCCAACCCCACCTATGAAGAAGTCTGCTCCGGCCGCACTGGCCATACCGAGATTGTGGAGGTCCAGTTCGACCCCAAAGAGGTCAGCTTTGCGGCCCTGGTCAAACTCTTCCTCGAAAGCCATGACCCGACCCAGGGCATGCGTCAGGGCAATGACATCGGCACCCAATACCGCTCCGCGATCTATTTCCGCTCCCCTGAGCAAGAAGCCACTGCAAGGCAGATGATCACCGAGTATGAAAAGGCGCTCGCCGCCTCCGGCCACCGGGAAAAGGTCACCAGCGAAGTCAAACCGCTCGATACGCTGTATCTGGCCGAAGATTACCACCAGCAATATCTGGCGAAGAACCCCAACGGCTATTGCGGCATCGGCGGCACAGGCGTCAGCTGCCCCCTGCCCCAGACCGCTTAG